A single Triticum dicoccoides isolate Atlit2015 ecotype Zavitan chromosome 2A, WEW_v2.0, whole genome shotgun sequence DNA region contains:
- the LOC119355394 gene encoding uncharacterized protein LOC119355394, translated as MATYTRTQTIVRHRDAPLQKRLSPPRPIPHCADRPAAMAAPPLSPLLCSAVSSYRATLLAPRALPYRVAARPMVSPCSSPPCIAPSLRRAGARAPPPCAAKRGGAGGEASSSDGEGTRVLLQAALWGAEAAYILWLFLLPYAPGDPLWAISQATITDLVGLSLNFFFILPLINSAGVHLLESPVMHPVDEGLFNFVIAWTLLFAPLLFTDARRDRYKGSLDILWGCQMFLTNTFLIPYMAIRLNEVDKNQPPPQTTKLSSVIVRGASGVGITGGLVCILSVAWAFFGRADADFGGVLDRWQYAQDYFLTERFAYAFLWDIFLYSMFQPWLIGDNLQNVKPEATAFVNVARFIPVLGIVAYLLCLEEKKD; from the exons ATGGCCACGTATACACGAACTCAGACAATCGTGCGCCACCGCGACGCGCCCCTCCAAAAGCGCTTATCCCCGCCGCGCCCGATCCCGCACTGCGCCGACCGGCCCGCGGCCATGGCGGCGCCACCTCTCTCTCCACTCCTCTGCAGTGCCGTCTCCTCCTACCGCGCGACGCTCCTCGCCCCTCGTGCTCTCCCCTATCGCGTGGCGGCGCGGCCGATGGTCTCGCCCTGCTCGTCGCCCCCGTGCATCGCCCCCTCGCTGCGGCGAGCAGGGGCCCGGGCACCACCGCCGTGCGCGGCCAAgcgcggcggcgccggaggcgAGGCATCTTCGAGTGATGGGGAGGGCACGCGCGTGCTGCTTCAGGCGGCGCTATGGGGCGCCGAGGCCGCCTACATACTCTGGCTCTTCCTCCTCCCGTACGCTCCG GGTGACCCGTTGTGGGCTATCTCGCAAGCCACGATCACTGACCTCGTCGGCCTGTCGCTCAACTTCTTCTTCATCCTGCCCTTGATCAACTCCG CTGGAGTGCACCTGCTCGAATCCCCTGTGATGCACCCA GTGGACGAAGGATTGTTCAATTTTGTAATTGCCTGGACGCTGCTATTTGCGCCGCTCCTCTTCACGGATGCTAGGAGGGACCGGTACAAGGGATCGCTCGACATCTTGTGGGGCTGTCAGATGTTCCTTACAAATA CTTTCTTGATTCCTTACATGGCAATCCGGCTCAACGAGGTCGACAAGAACCAGCCTCCACCGCAGACAACAAAACTGAGTTCAGTCATAGTGAGAGGTGCATCAGGTGTAGGCATAACTGGTGGCCTGGTCTGCATTCTATCCGTTGCTTGGGCTTTCTTTGGCCGTGCAGATGCTGATTTTGGAGGCGTCTTGGACCGGTGGCAATATGCGCAGGATTATTTCTTGACCGAGCGATTTGCTTATGCATTTCTGTGGGACATATTTCTATACTCGATGTTCCAGCCATGGCTGATTGGAGACAATCTTCAGAACGTGAAACCAGAAGCTACAGCGTTTGTGAATGTAGCAAGGTTTATCCCAGTTCTTGGTATTGTTGCCTACCTCTTGTGCTTAGAAGAGAAAAAAGATTAG